Genomic DNA from Acuticoccus sp. MNP-M23:
CCTTCCTCGATGGCAAGGTTGAACTTGTCGTAAATGACCTTCGTGCCTTCCGCACCGGGGAAGGAGAGGTCGATGTCCTCAAGGGATACTTTGGGGGTCATTCACCAGAACCTTGGGCTTGTGCGGACGGTCACGCGACGGATTCGCGGCGGATGCGGCGCTGGAGCGGGCCGAACACCAGGTGGTCGATCGCCATGCCGGCGGCCATGAGGATGATGCCCCAGGCGACGATCGGCGCCATGTAGAGGGTGTCGGACCAGTAGGCGACGAGGATGCCGATGCCATTGGGGAGCCCGATCACCTCGGCAATCAGGACGATGCGGATGCCGAGCGCGAAGGAGACGCGCGCATTGGCGACCATGTAGGGCGCGATGCACGGCAGGAAGAAATGCGTGAGGCGCTGCCAGGGGCCGATCTTGTAGCTGTCGCACATCTCGATGAGGTCGGACGGGACGGCGCGCACGCCCTCGGCGGTGCCGAGGAAGACGGGCGCCGAGAGGAGCAGCACCAGCGCCGAGATGGGGACGATGTTGTCGATCCCGAACAGCACCAAGAAGATGAACACCCAGACGACGGACGGCACCGCCATCGCGATCCAGACCGGGTTGGCGAAGAAGTCGAACACCAGCCGCTTGCGCCCGGCGAGGACGCCAAGGAGCGTGCCGATGACGAACGCGATGCCCCACGAGAGGATGAGCCGGAAGAACGTCGCGGCGGCGTGGGTGTAGGGTTCTCCGAGCGGGCCTTCGTTGGAGAAGATCCGCACGATCTCCTCCGCCACGGCGAGCGGCGGAGGATAGAGGCGGGCCTGGACGAGGACGAAGTTGGTGACAAACCACCAGATCCCGATGAACAGCGCGACGGGCGCGGCGTTCAAGATAAGGCGGCGGGATCTGGACATGGGCTTCATCATCGTCTCCGGCGTGCCTTACTGGGCTGCAGGCAGGGTGCCGGGAGCCAGAAACGCAGCGTCCTGTTCGGGCAGCGTTTCGAGGAACTTGCCCTCTTCCAGCAGCGTGTAGATCGCGCCGATCCATTCGGGCGTATAGGCGTCAGAGGTGAGGTACCACTTGCCGTCCTTGATGAGGGTCAGCACGGTCTGCGCGGTCTCGGGGCCGGCCAGCCAGCCGGCATCGCGCGCAAGGTCGGCATACTCGCCGCCGTCCTCGAAGGCTGCCGTGTTCTCGCCGATCCACTTGGTGGCGTCGTCGAGGCCCTTGACGATCTTGGCAGCGGTCTCGGGGTTTTCCTTCAGCCACGATGCAGTGGCGACGGCGCCGTTGATGACCATAGGCTGGCCTGCATTTTCCTGCATCGCCTCGGTGAACGAGAAGATGGTTTTGAACTGCGGCAGCGAGCGGGCCGCGGCCGACGAGCCGGAGAACAGGAGCGCCGCATCCACCTGGCCGCGCTCCACCAGCGCGAGGAGCGCGCCGGACGATGCCGTCACCACGTCGAACACCGTGGTGGGGTCTTCGACGCCGTAGTAGGCGCGGGAGAAGGCGCGGAAGGTCGCCCAGGTGCCGGTGCCGAAGCCCGGAATGCCGAGGCGCTTGCCCTCAAGGCTCATCACGTCCGGGTATTCGTCAGCGTTGTCGGCCTGCACGACGATGCCGTTGTACATGTTCTGCGCGCCGGCGGTGGAGAAGTAGCGGAAATCCGACCCTTCGGAGACGAACTGGACCGTCTCGATGGGGGACATCCACGCAATGTCGGTGTCACCGGCGACCAGCAGCGCCTGCACCTGATCGTAACCGACCTTGGAGACCTCGACATCGAGGTCGCCGAAGAAGCCGCGGTCGTCGGCGATGAAGGCGGGGATGGCGCTGGCCTCGACGGTCATGGAGACCGTGGTGTCCTGCGCATGGGCCGGGACGGCGGCGATGGCGGCGAATGCACCGACCGCGAGCGAGCGGCCAAGCGTTGCGGTGAGGGGGGCGGAAAGCTTCATTGGCAGATTCCTCTCGGCGGGAAAAAGATGGGGAAGCGCGTGTTGCGGCCGCAGAGCGGCCGGGCGTCAGGTGCCGACGCGCAAGGGGGCGGTCATCTTGCGCAGGGCCGCCAGCACGGAGAGTGCGGTGATGCGGCCGGTCTTCGGGTTGTCGCTGGGGATGTTCTCGATCGCCATCGAGAAGCTGGCGCTGTCTGAATCCACCTCGATGGAATGGGTGTTGCGCGTCAACGCGGGGTCGGCCCAGATCTCGATGGTGGTGCGGTCAGGCCCGATGCCGGCGAGCGCCAGCGCAGCCCCCACGTTGAGGTTGGCGGGAAACCCCTTGGCCGCCTCGCGCGCCGACCCGGAGAACACTTTGACGGGGCCGGTGGCCGTGGAAAGGTCGATGTCGTGTTCCACCAGGTAGGGCGCACCGACGAGACCCTTCACGGGCTTGCGCGTGGTCATCTTGATGGAGTGAATCGTGCCTTCCGCGGCAGCGGTGACGGCATCCAGCGCCAGCAGCGCGCCGGATGGGGCGA
This window encodes:
- a CDS encoding aspartate dehydrogenase, which produces MPPADATTAPANIRLAVAGLGAIGLQVVEAVQSGSLPGFEIGAVSARNIEGARAKLAAIGPNIPVVAIGKLEPYADIVVECAPAALFGEIVRPFVENGKKAVVLSIGALLTNGDLIALADEKGGQIIAPSGALLALDAVTAAAEGTIHSIKMTTRKPVKGLVGAPYLVEHDIDLSTATGPVKVFSGSAREAAKGFPANLNVGAALALAGIGPDRTTIEIWADPALTRNTHSIEVDSDSASFSMAIENIPSDNPKTGRITALSVLAALRKMTAPLRVGT
- a CDS encoding ABC transporter permease subunit produces the protein MSRSRRLILNAAPVALFIGIWWFVTNFVLVQARLYPPPLAVAEEIVRIFSNEGPLGEPYTHAAATFFRLILSWGIAFVIGTLLGVLAGRKRLVFDFFANPVWIAMAVPSVVWVFIFLVLFGIDNIVPISALVLLLSAPVFLGTAEGVRAVPSDLIEMCDSYKIGPWQRLTHFFLPCIAPYMVANARVSFALGIRIVLIAEVIGLPNGIGILVAYWSDTLYMAPIVAWGIILMAAGMAIDHLVFGPLQRRIRRESVA
- a CDS encoding ABC transporter substrate-binding protein; amino-acid sequence: MKLSAPLTATLGRSLAVGAFAAIAAVPAHAQDTTVSMTVEASAIPAFIADDRGFFGDLDVEVSKVGYDQVQALLVAGDTDIAWMSPIETVQFVSEGSDFRYFSTAGAQNMYNGIVVQADNADEYPDVMSLEGKRLGIPGFGTGTWATFRAFSRAYYGVEDPTTVFDVVTASSGALLALVERGQVDAALLFSGSSAAARSLPQFKTIFSFTEAMQENAGQPMVINGAVATASWLKENPETAAKIVKGLDDATKWIGENTAAFEDGGEYADLARDAGWLAGPETAQTVLTLIKDGKWYLTSDAYTPEWIGAIYTLLEEGKFLETLPEQDAAFLAPGTLPAAQ